The Sinomicrobium kalidii region AGCCAACGCCTACCTCGGTGATGAAGATCAGGGGCAGATGAGTGCCTGGTTCGTCATGGCCTCCCTGGGACTTTTCCAGACCGACGGCGGAGCCCGGGAAAAGCCCGTTTATGAGATTGCCAGCCCGCTATATAAAAAGATCGTCATTGACCTGGGAGAACGATATGACAGAGGGAAGCAATTTGTCATCGAGGCAAAAAATGTGTCCAGGGTCAATAAGTATATACAGTCCGCCACCCTGAACGGCAAAGTGCTGACCTCTTTCCGGTTCCCGTCCGGGACATTGTTAAAAGGAGGAAACCTTATCCTTGAAATGGGACCTGAACCGAACTACGAATGGGGAAAGGGAGACCTGCCCGAATAACCGGTAAATCATACTGAAATGAAATACATTTTACTGACATCGCTGCTACTGCCCCTTTTTTTCACATCCTGCGGCAGAACAAACAGCAGGAAAAACCCGGTAATTCAAACCGCATATAACGACACGAAACTCCATGTAGTCCGGGAAAAAGCACTTCAATTGGCAAAGACCGGGTTCAATGCGGGAGATGGCTACGCGGAAGTATGGATAAGGGATTACAACACCTTCGTGAATCTCGCTGCCGAAGTAAATGACAAAGACATATTAAAGGAGAACCTGAGGGTGTTTTTCAGACTTCAGGGAAAAGACGGAAATATTGTAGACGGCTTTGTCCCCAAAAATAAGGCCGGTGTTTCCGAAGGGGGATATAATTACATCCATACGGAACTGGAGAAAAAATATGCGGGCCATAAAAACACGGTAGAAACCGACCAGGAAACCTCGCTGGTCCAGGCCGTATACAAATATGTCATAAAAACAGGAGATACTGCTTTCCTGCAAGAAAAGATCGGCGGCAAAAAAGTGTCGGAACGCCTGGAACTGGCCATGGAGTTCCTCCTCCAAAAAAGATATGACAAAAAACACGGATTGATATGGGGGGCAACGACAGCAGACTGGGGCGATGTACAACCCGAGCATGAATGGGGAGTGTTTTTGACGGAAGATACCCATTATGCCATTGATATTTACGATAATGCCATGTTCATTATTGCCCTGACCAATATGACGGAACTCATTCCCGAAACGACAGAGAAATGGAAAAAGATCCGGGACAGCATTGCAGAAAATGCCATGAAATACCTGTGGGATGAGGAAAATGAAAAGTTTATCCCGCATATCTATCTGAACGGCTCCCCCTTTCCGGACGATCTCAATGAAAATGAGATATACTATCACGGCGGTACTGCCGTAGCCATCCGGGCCGGTTTGTTATCTGAAAAACAGATTGAGGTCTCCCTGCAAAAAATGGTAGATAACATGAAAAGATCCGGGGCATCCACCATAGGCCTTACCCTCTACCCTCCTTATCCCGAAGGAGCTTTCTTAAATAAAGGCATGTATCCGTACGGTTACCAGAACGGAGGGGACTGGACGTGGTTCGGCGGCCGTATGGTGATCGCCCTTTTTGAAAACGGCTTTGAGAAGGAAGCGTATGAACATATGGGCCCCATGCTGGACAGGGTTATTGAAAACAACGGTTTTTTTGAGTGGTACACATTAGACAATACCCCTAAAGGCTCGGCTTCCTTCAAGGGATCGGCAGGGGTTTTGTATGATGCTGTTGAACTGTTCCTGGACCAATCGGAATAATCATGTTTACCTAGCTGAAATGTGGAAGTTGTTTTTTGTAGATTCAAAACTTTAAATTTATGGGATCAGCACCATATGATAACCCGGATAAACACTGCGGGACCAGGAAGAGAATTTTCCACAGCAGAAGATCGGCAATAATAACAAACTGCCCCGGGATCCCGGGCGGTAAATTATACATCGGAAAAACAGCAAGATGTTTAGTATCGGAGTAGATATAGGGGGAAGCCATATTACCGCGTGTATGTATGAACACGCTGCCAGCCGGTTAAACCGGGAAACCCTGGTGTACCGTAAGGTTGACACCGGGGCCGGCAAAGCGGAGATCATCGGCCATTGGGTAAGAGCCGTTTCGGAATGCCTTGACAAGGGGAATACCGCTATCCGTGGTATCGGAATAGCCATACCCGGGCCTTTTGATTACTACAACGGGATCAGCCTGATCGAAGGCGTGGGAAAATTACAGGCGCTGTACGGGGTCAGTATCCGTCTGGAACTGGCCGAAAAACTACAGATGGCTCCCTCGCAGATCCGTTTTATAAATGATGCCACCGCCTTTTCCATTGCAGAGACCATGATCGGCCGTGCCTCCGGGTATCGGCGGACAGTAGCGATAACATTGGGGACCGGGCTAGGCTCCAGTTTCCTGATCGGGGGCAAACCGGTCATCAGGGACAAAATGGTGCCGGAAGGCGGTTTTCTCTACAACAAGTATTACGGGAACGAAATTGCCGACAATGTATTTTCCGCACGGGGGATCATAAACCTTTACAAGACCTTGTCCGGAAAAGAAACACCCAACGTGAGGACGCTGTACGAACAAGTAAATAAAGATCCTTATGCCCGGCAAACCTTTACCGAATTCGGAAAAAACCTGGGAGAATTCCTGCTCCCCTATTTATCCGGTTTTTCTGCCGGGGTTCTCGTCCTCGGGGGAAATATTGCCAGGGCATTTCCGCATTTCGGCCCCGCATTGACCGATCGACTGCCGGAAACAGAAGTCTACGTGTCCGAATTCGGTGAAGAAGCTGCCATTATCGGCAGTGCCCTGCTTATTGACGATACCTATTACAACGCCGTAAAACCAACCATCAAATTAATGTAATTCACAATGAATAAATTTAAGACAAATACCCTTTTTCCTGTTCTGTTGTGTTATATCGTAATAGGTTTTGTAGATATCATAGGAGTCAGCACCGGGTATGCCCAGCGGGATTTCGACCTTTCTCCCGAATTGGCACAATTGATCCCCTCGACCGTTTTTATCTGGTTTTTTATTCTTTCCATTCCCGTCGGGATCTTGCAGCACAATTACGGCAAGCGAAAAATGCTCCTGTGGGGGATTGTCTTTACCGTCATGGGAATGTTTATCCCGTTTACGGTATATTCTTATGGTTCCTTACTGGGCTGTTTTGTTTTGCTCGGTATCGGGAATACGATCATCCAGGTCTCTTCAAATCCATTGCTCCAGGATGTGGTCCGCGAAAAAAAGCTGTCGAGTTTTATGAGCCTTTCACAGTTTATAAAAGCCATCAGTTCACTGTTGGGGCCTATTATTGTCACGACCATGGTCGTGCAATTCGGAGACTGGAAACTGGTATTCCTGATCTATGGCATAACCTCCGTTTTCTCCGGGGCCTGGCTGGCCATGACCCCGATCGTGGAGTCACGGTCGGAAATGAAGGCTTCCTTTAAAACATCGATCGCGCTTTTGACAAAACCTTTTATTGCGTTAACGGTACTGGCCATCTTTCTCATTGTGGGGCTCGACGTAGGCATGAACACCAATATACAGAACCTGCTCGTTCAGAAATTCGGCCTTTCTCTCGAACAGGCGTCGCTGGGGATCAGTATTTATTTTGCAGCATTGATGATCAGCCGGTTCCTGGGCGCCCTGGTGCTGTCAAGGATCAATAACCGGCGTTTTTTGCTTTGGTTATCCGTGCTTACCGTACTGTTTTTAGTGTTGTTGATCCTCTCCCCGACCTCCGAATTCGCCCTCGCTATGATCTTCCTGGTCGGTCTCAGTTCGGGAAACCTGTTTCCCCTGGTCTTTTCCATGACCATAAACAGCATGCCCGAACGTTCCAATGAAATATCGGGACTGATGATCATGGCTGTTGTGGGAGGGGCCATCATCCCTCCCGTAATGGGGCTTATCAACAATGCTGCCGGGGTTTCCCTCAGCTTTGTAGTTCTGGTCTGCTGTGCGGGGTATGTTTTCTTTTCCGGTCTCTTATTTAAAAAACACCAATAATTATTATGATACGATTTTTCCTTTTACTTCCTGTTCTGACACTTTTAGCCTGTAATAACAGCAGGCAGAACACAGATACAAAATCGTCTTCAGACGCTGATGTCCTGGCTTATGTAGACCCGAACATCGGGACGGCACACAGTCGCTGGTTTTTTTATACACCGGCTTCCGTACCCTTTGGAATGGCCAAGCTCGGCCCCTCGACCAACGGGAGCTACGGCAATGCCCATGGCTGGGATGCTGTGGGCTACGATTCCCGCCATCACAGTATTGAGGGATTTGCCAACCTGCACGAATTCCAGGTCGGCGGTTTTTTATTTTCTGCCATGACAGGCCGGTTAAAAACGGTTCCCGGTACCCTGGAAGACCCGGATTCGGGTTATCGCTCCCGGTTCAGCAGGAAGGATGAAGTAGCGCAACCCGGCTATTACAAGGTACTCCTGGACGATTATAAGATTACCGCCGAACTTACGGCTACCAAACGTGTAGGATTCCAGAGATATCGTTTTCCCGAATCCGACAGTTCTTATGTGATCATGGATGTCGGTAACGAACTGGGAGAAAGCGGGGATGTCAAAGACGCCTATGTTTCCTATAACAAAAAGGACCATACCGTAGAAGGGTGGGTGATCACCTATCCGAAATACGTGCAGAAATACCAACCCGAAGGGGAAGTTAAAATGTTTTTTTCCGCAAAAGTAGATACTCCTCCCGCGGCCGTAGGTACTTTTCAGGGAGAGCAACAGTTTCCCGGAGAAACCGACAGACAGGGTAAGGGTGTTGGAATATATCTGAGGTTTAAAACAAAACAGGACGATATGGTAGAAGTTAAGGCCGGATTTTCCTATACTTCCCTGGAAAACGCCCGAAACAACCTGATGACGGAAGCCCGCGATCTGGATTTCGAACAGGCCCGAAAAGCGGCCCGGGATACCTGGATAAAGGAATTGAACAAGATCAAAGTGACCGATACTTCCACTGTCAATAAAACAAAATTCTATACAGGACTGTTCCACGCTCTATTGGGCCGCGGACTGGCCAGTGATGTCAACGGGCAATTTCCGCAGAACGACGGTAGCGTAGGACAGATACCCCCGGATGAAAACGGAGTCCCCGAATTTGAGTTCTACAATACTGATTCGGTGTGGGGGGCGTTCTGGAACCTTACCCAGTTATGGACCCTGGTATGGCCAGAATATTACAACGATTTTATACAGTCGCATCTGGCAGTGTACAAAAACTCCGGATGGCTCGGCGACGGGCTGGCCAATTCCAAATTCGTCTCCGGTGTCGGAACCAATTTTGTAGGTCTGATCATGGCCTCCGCCTATCAATCGGGTATACGGGACTATGATGTGGACCTGGCATTCAGGGCCGCGTATGAAAATGAAGTAAAGTATGAAAACAGGAACCCGGGAGCCGGAAAAACGGACCTGAAAGGTTTTGTCGAGAAGGGCTATATCAATCAGATCGAAGGCATGGATTCGAATCCCACAGGCTCGGGATTTTCAGCCTCCCATACCCTGGAATACAGCTATAGCAGTTTTGCAGTGGCCCAGTTTGCCAAAGCGTTAGGTAAGGAAAAAGAATATGGAGAACTGATGAAATTATCGAAGAACTGGGAAAATATTTACGACGAGGAATCTGACTTTATCCGTCCCAGGCTGGCTTCCGGGGAGTTTATCCGGGATTTCGACCCTTTTGCCCCCTGGATAGGCTTTCAGGAAGGAAATGCCTGGCAATATACCTTTTACGTACCCCATACTCCTGAGCGCCTGGTCCATAAAATGGGG contains the following coding sequences:
- a CDS encoding GH92 family glycosyl hydrolase yields the protein MIRFFLLLPVLTLLACNNSRQNTDTKSSSDADVLAYVDPNIGTAHSRWFFYTPASVPFGMAKLGPSTNGSYGNAHGWDAVGYDSRHHSIEGFANLHEFQVGGFLFSAMTGRLKTVPGTLEDPDSGYRSRFSRKDEVAQPGYYKVLLDDYKITAELTATKRVGFQRYRFPESDSSYVIMDVGNELGESGDVKDAYVSYNKKDHTVEGWVITYPKYVQKYQPEGEVKMFFSAKVDTPPAAVGTFQGEQQFPGETDRQGKGVGIYLRFKTKQDDMVEVKAGFSYTSLENARNNLMTEARDLDFEQARKAARDTWIKELNKIKVTDTSTVNKTKFYTGLFHALLGRGLASDVNGQFPQNDGSVGQIPPDENGVPEFEFYNTDSVWGAFWNLTQLWTLVWPEYYNDFIQSHLAVYKNSGWLGDGLANSKFVSGVGTNFVGLIMASAYQSGIRDYDVDLAFRAAYENEVKYENRNPGAGKTDLKGFVEKGYINQIEGMDSNPTGSGFSASHTLEYSYSSFAVAQFAKALGKEKEYGELMKLSKNWENIYDEESDFIRPRLASGEFIRDFDPFAPWIGFQEGNAWQYTFYVPHTPERLVHKMGEDKFVKRLDSIFTVSEKTKFGGEDIDAFAGIKYLYNQGNQPNLHIAWLFNYTDHPWLTKKWVRKICDSFYGTEDVHGYGYGQDEDQGQLGAWYVMSSMGLFDVKGLTALKPSFQFGSPMFDSIRIENGYGNTINITSENNAPGNYYIQSITLDGKEYHRNEISLETLKSGANLHFVMGNTPDKDLFK
- a CDS encoding GH36-type glycosyl hydrolase domain-containing protein, with protein sequence MKYILLTSLLLPLFFTSCGRTNSRKNPVIQTAYNDTKLHVVREKALQLAKTGFNAGDGYAEVWIRDYNTFVNLAAEVNDKDILKENLRVFFRLQGKDGNIVDGFVPKNKAGVSEGGYNYIHTELEKKYAGHKNTVETDQETSLVQAVYKYVIKTGDTAFLQEKIGGKKVSERLELAMEFLLQKRYDKKHGLIWGATTADWGDVQPEHEWGVFLTEDTHYAIDIYDNAMFIIALTNMTELIPETTEKWKKIRDSIAENAMKYLWDEENEKFIPHIYLNGSPFPDDLNENEIYYHGGTAVAIRAGLLSEKQIEVSLQKMVDNMKRSGASTIGLTLYPPYPEGAFLNKGMYPYGYQNGGDWTWFGGRMVIALFENGFEKEAYEHMGPMLDRVIENNGFFEWYTLDNTPKGSASFKGSAGVLYDAVELFLDQSE
- a CDS encoding ROK family protein produces the protein MFSIGVDIGGSHITACMYEHAASRLNRETLVYRKVDTGAGKAEIIGHWVRAVSECLDKGNTAIRGIGIAIPGPFDYYNGISLIEGVGKLQALYGVSIRLELAEKLQMAPSQIRFINDATAFSIAETMIGRASGYRRTVAITLGTGLGSSFLIGGKPVIRDKMVPEGGFLYNKYYGNEIADNVFSARGIINLYKTLSGKETPNVRTLYEQVNKDPYARQTFTEFGKNLGEFLLPYLSGFSAGVLVLGGNIARAFPHFGPALTDRLPETEVYVSEFGEEAAIIGSALLIDDTYYNAVKPTIKLM
- a CDS encoding MFS transporter, giving the protein MNKFKTNTLFPVLLCYIVIGFVDIIGVSTGYAQRDFDLSPELAQLIPSTVFIWFFILSIPVGILQHNYGKRKMLLWGIVFTVMGMFIPFTVYSYGSLLGCFVLLGIGNTIIQVSSNPLLQDVVREKKLSSFMSLSQFIKAISSLLGPIIVTTMVVQFGDWKLVFLIYGITSVFSGAWLAMTPIVESRSEMKASFKTSIALLTKPFIALTVLAIFLIVGLDVGMNTNIQNLLVQKFGLSLEQASLGISIYFAALMISRFLGALVLSRINNRRFLLWLSVLTVLFLVLLILSPTSEFALAMIFLVGLSSGNLFPLVFSMTINSMPERSNEISGLMIMAVVGGAIIPPVMGLINNAAGVSLSFVVLVCCAGYVFFSGLLFKKHQ